Proteins from a genomic interval of Medicago truncatula cultivar Jemalong A17 chromosome 3, MtrunA17r5.0-ANR, whole genome shotgun sequence:
- the LOC25489430 gene encoding probable trehalose-phosphate phosphatase J, producing the protein MTKQNNAVTPEFKSCINNLISTVVLPSAATVPESMALINGFLGFSRKNFTKRLEESKVNAWIDSMRAASPTRVKSSENQEKCSWILYHPSALKLFDQILYSAKRKQIVFFLDYDGTLSPIVADPEKAFMTRKMRATLKDIARNFPTAIVTGRCREKVFNFVKLAELYYAASHGMDIMGPTKNRSAEKSNVNKAVLFQPASQYLPMIDEVYKILLEKTKSVSGAKVENNKFCLSVHFRCVDEKSWAPLAEKVRLVLNEYPKLKLTQGRKVLEIRPTIKWDKGKALEFLLESLGYKNSNDVFPIYIGDDRTDEDAFKVLRRRGQGVGILVSSVPKETDASYTLQDPSEVEHFLRRLVEWKRSSIVNPTSA; encoded by the exons ATGACGAAACAAAATAATGCAGTAACACCAGAATTTAAGTCATGTATTAACAATCTTATCTCTACTGTGGTGTTACCAAGTGCAGCTACCGTGCCAGAATCTATGGCTTTGATTAATGGGTTTTTGGGTTTTTCTCGTAAGAATTTTACTAAGAGATTAGAAGAAAGTAAAGTTAATGCTTGGATTGATTCAATGAGAGCTGCTTCTCCAACTCGTGTCAAATCTTCAGAAAATCAGGAAAAATGTTCTTGGATT CTTTATCACCCTTCAGCACTGAAATTGTTTGATCAAATATTGTATAGTGCAAAAAGAAAACAGATAGTGTTTTTTCTTGACTATGATGGTACTCTCTCACCTATTGTTGCCGATCCAGAAAAAGCTTTCATGACTAGAAag ATGAGAGCAACACTTAAAGATATAGCAAGAAATTTCCCAACAGCCATCGTGACAGGAAGGTGCAGAGAGAAG gtgTTTAACTTTGTAAAATTAGCTGAGCTGTACTATGCAGCAAGCCATGGCATGGACATTATGGGACCAACAAAAAACCGAAGTGCTGAGAAA AGTAATGTTAACAAAGCTGTGTTGTTCCAACCTGCAAGTCAATACCTACCAATGATAGACGAG gtgtacaaaatattgttagAAAAAACAAAGTCTGTCTCAGGAGCTAAGGTAGAGAACAACAAATTTTGTTTGTCCGTGCACTTTCGTTGTGTTGATGAAAAG AGTTGGGCTCCTTTGGCTGAGAAAGTTAGATTGGTGCTTAATGAATACCCAAAACTTAAGCTAACACAAGGAAGAAAAGTGCTTGAGATTCGTCCCACTATCAAATGGGACAAGGGCAAGGCTCTTGAATTTTTGTTGGAATCGTTAG GATACAAGAACTCAAATGATGTATTCCCAATCTATATCGGGGATGATCGAACCGATGAGGATGCTTTCaag GTTTTGCGTAGAAGGGGTCAAGGGGTTGGTATTCTTGTTTCTAGTGTGCCAAAAGAAACAGATGCTTCCTACACACTACAAGACCCATCAGAG GTTGAGCATTTTTTGCGGCGATTGGTGGAGTGGAAAAGATCAAGTATTGTGAACCCCACAAGTGCATAG
- the LOC25489429 gene encoding NDR1/HIN1-like protein 13, whose translation MEERASPPPPPPPHDSNSKPQLPNINRNTFVVQVPKDQIYRVPPPENARLAEQRRSSPPKEKNRMCCWCFVLIFFIAVVILIGVVLGSLFSMVRTPKDPKFSIQRFLLHTKPHTQYKITLQAQNPNSNVDILYKGGDISLSLKRQKIASGAYPTFSLSNQNSTMFDVTLKGSTTKLPKEVEESVKNEQRKVQITFALLIHLQAQMKMGLLHSGSMKYEVSCQVTVDTLARINRQVTVDTMAKNNRVVSQQCQTKRH comes from the coding sequence ATGGAGGAGCGGGCCTCACcgccaccacctcctcctccgcATGATTCTAATTCTAAACCTCAATTACCTAACATTAACCGCAACACCTTCGTTGTCCAAGTCCCTAAGGACCAAATCTACCGCGTTCCACCACCTGAAAATGCGCGCCTTGCTGAGCAACGTCGAAGCTCTCCACCAAAGGAGAAAAATCGGatgtgttgttggtgttttgtgTTGATTTTCTTCATAGCGGTTGTAATATTGATTGGAGTTGTTTTGGGTAGCCTTTTTTCAATGGTTCGTACGCCAAAGGACCCAAAATTTTCTATCCAACGGTTTCTTTTACATACCAAACCCCACACACAATACAAAATCACATTACAAGCccaaaatccaaattcaaatgTGGACATTTTGTATAAAGGAGGTGATATTTCCCTCTctttaaaaagacaaaaaattgcTTCAGGTGCTTATCCAACTTTCTCTCTATCCAATCAAAATTCAACCATGTTTGACGTAACTTTAAAAGGTTCAACAACCAAATTGCCTAAGGAGGTGGAAGAAAGCGTGAAGAATGAACAAAGGAAAGTGCAAATTACATTTGCCTTATTAATTCATCTCCAAGCCCAAATGAAAATGGGATTGTTGCATAGTGGATCAATGAAATACGAAGTTTCATGCCAAGTAACGGTGGATACATTGGCAAGAATCAATCGTCAAGTAACGGTGGATACAATGGCAAAAAACAATCGTGTAGTTTCTCAACAATGTCAAACTAAACGACACTAG
- the LOC25489428 gene encoding ethylene-responsive transcription factor RAP2-4: MAAMMNYYSNMQQFQFHDSDPFRGELMEVLEPFIKSPSSTSTSPSSSTPSPSYSSSLSSPSFYTEQNFIGFAQPSSSFSSPSLLGLNHLTPSQINQIQVQIQQQNFTMQHQQIQQQQQRCLSNTLSFLSPKSIPMKHVGGSSVSKPTKLYRGVRQRHWGKWVAEIRLPKNRTRLWLGTFDTAEEAALAYDKAAYKLRGDFARLNFPNLKHQGSIIGGEFGEFKPLPSSVDAKLQAICEGLAEMQKQGKAEKPKKMPASKAKASSKVVSKESVDDLKKDSEPEECCKVEAVSVITESEGSEGSSPLSDLTFGDVGEPQWEGDSENFNLLKYPSYEIDWDSL; the protein is encoded by the coding sequence ATGGCAGCTATGATGAATTATTACAGTAACATGCAACAGTTTCAATTTCATGACTCAGATCCATTTAGAGGTGAATTAATGGAAGTTCTTGAACCTTTTATCAAAAGTCCTTCTTCAACTTCAACTTCACCTTCATCTTCAACACCATCaccttcttattcttcttctctctcttcacctTCTTTCTACACAGAGCAAAACTTCATAGGCTTTGCTCaaccatcttcttctttttcttctccttctcttctTGGTCTCAACCACTTGACACCATCACAAATCAACCAAATCCAAGTACAAATCCAACAACAAAACTTCACCATGCAACATCAACAAattcaacagcaacaacaacgtTGTCTTAGTAACACTTTGAGTTTTCTTAGTCCAAAGTCAATTCCTATGAAGCATGTGGGTGGTAGTAGTGTTTCAAAACCCACAAAGCTATACAGAGGAGTGAGACAAAGGCACTGGGGAAAATGGGTTGCTGAGATAAGACTACCTAAGAACCGAACAAGATTATGGCTTGGTACTTTTGACACAGCTGAAGAAGCAGCTTTGGCTTATGATAAAGCTGCTTATAAGCTACGTGGTGACTTTGCTAGGCTAAATTTTCCAAATTTGAAACACCAAGGTTCAATTATTGGTGGTGAATTTGGTGAGTTTAAACCTCTTCCTTCTTCTGTTGATGCTAAGCTTCAAGCTATTTGTGAAGGTTTAGCTGAGATGCAGAAACAGGGGAAGGCTGAGAAGCCTAAGAAGATGCCGGCGTCGAAGGCGAAAGCCTCTTCAAAGGTGGTTTCTAAGGAGTCtgttgatgatttgaagaaggaTTCAGAGCCAGAGGAGTGTTGTAAGGTTGAAGCAGTTTCAGTGATTACTGAGAGTGAAGGTTCTGAAGGTTCTTCACCACTTTCAGATCTTACTTTTGGTGATGTTGGTGAACCACAGTGGGAGGGTGATTCagaaaattttaatttgctCAAGTACCCTTCTTATGAGATTGATTGGGATTCTCTGTGA